From one Phocaeicola salanitronis DSM 18170 genomic stretch:
- a CDS encoding phosphate acyltransferase — MELIRTLSQLVNCLRSSCIRRRVAVVCPNDPHTEYVIIRSLREEIAEYLLVVDADHKEMAYSLRSASPDFVRIYEAPTPDDAAALAVELVRTGEADILMKGLINTDNLLRAVLKKDTGLLPPGGVLSHVAVAQIPLYHKLLLFSDAAVIPRPTLEQYRAMITCDVALCRVLGNEQPRVALIHCTEKVNEKFPHTLSYVQLKDDALRGRFGQVLVDGPMDAKTACDKHSGEIKGLTSPVVGNADVLIFPNIESGNTFYKTLSLFGDANMAGMLTGTIAPVVVPSRSDSGNSKFYSLALACMAGKLTQESL; from the coding sequence ATGGAATTGATTCGAACGCTTTCCCAACTGGTCAATTGTTTGCGTTCTTCGTGTATACGGAGACGGGTTGCGGTGGTTTGCCCTAACGATCCACATACGGAATATGTGATTATCCGTAGTTTACGTGAAGAGATTGCCGAGTATTTATTGGTTGTTGATGCCGACCATAAAGAGATGGCATATAGCTTGCGGAGTGCATCGCCTGATTTTGTCCGGATATACGAGGCGCCTACACCGGATGATGCGGCGGCTTTGGCGGTTGAATTGGTACGGACAGGTGAGGCGGATATTCTTATGAAAGGGTTGATAAATACCGATAATTTGCTCCGTGCCGTGCTGAAGAAAGATACGGGGCTGCTTCCCCCGGGAGGCGTGTTGAGCCATGTGGCTGTCGCACAGATTCCTTTGTATCATAAGTTGTTGTTATTTTCAGACGCGGCGGTAATTCCTCGCCCTACTTTAGAACAATATCGGGCGATGATAACTTGTGATGTAGCTCTATGCCGTGTGTTAGGGAACGAACAGCCTCGTGTCGCTTTGATTCATTGTACTGAGAAAGTAAATGAGAAGTTTCCGCATACATTGAGTTATGTCCAATTGAAAGACGATGCTTTGCGAGGACGCTTCGGGCAAGTGCTTGTAGATGGTCCGATGGATGCCAAGACAGCTTGCGACAAGCATAGCGGTGAAATCAAAGGGTTGACTTCGCCGGTAGTGGGTAACGCCGATGTGTTGATATTTCCTAACATAGAGTCAGGAAATACGTTTTACAAAACACTTTCCTTGTTTGGCGATGCGAATATGGCTGGTATGCTGACCGGTACGATAGCACCTGTTGTGGTTCCTTCGCGGAGCGATTCAGGAAATTCCAAGTTTTATAGTTTGGCGCTGGCATGTATGGCTGGCAAGTTAACACAAGAATCTTTATGA
- a CDS encoding gamma-glutamyl-gamma-aminobutyrate hydrolase family protein, whose amino-acid sequence MKTFQTFDIESTYNAFHNRFPNHREVPVIGITGNFSDGNLTLASGYYTSILKAGGVPFIIPPFEDANILINLLDSIDGLLLTGGGDINPLFLGEEPVKELHSINPYRDRQELLITRLAANRQIPILGICRGIQIMNAALGGTLYQDIYSQTESKLIKHSQELERSFASHTVHIDADSLLAKIMGQTTLPVNSFHHQAVKKPAPGFRVSARASDGIIEAIESTECKSMIGVQWHPECFILNNDPCMMPLFGWLLQEADSFRTAKALHQRILTLDSHCDTPMFFDQNIRFDVRDPKIKVDLHKMTEGRQDATIMVAYIPQKERTDEALLAATAKADQLLNEIEQMVAKNCTAVDIAYCPADLYRLKQAGKKAIMLGIENGYAIGKDLSNIERFRQRGVVYMTLCHNGNNDICGSARYNEENAGVSDFGAQVIREMNRTGMLVDLSHAGKRSFYDALDISQSPVVCSHSSCRALCDHPRNLTDEQLKAIARKGGVVQLCLYSGFLRSDRPADIRDAIEHLHHMVNLIGTDHVGIGTDFDGDGGIAGCNDSSEVINFTRKLLYERYSEEDIRLIWGGNFLRVMDKVQRYS is encoded by the coding sequence ATGAAAACGTTTCAAACATTTGACATCGAATCCACATATAACGCATTTCACAACCGATTCCCCAATCATAGGGAAGTGCCGGTAATCGGTATTACCGGGAATTTCAGCGATGGAAATTTGACGCTCGCATCTGGATATTACACCTCCATTTTGAAAGCAGGAGGGGTTCCTTTTATTATCCCGCCTTTTGAGGACGCTAACATTTTGATAAATCTTCTTGACAGCATTGACGGGTTGCTATTAACCGGAGGAGGAGATATCAATCCGCTATTCCTCGGAGAAGAACCAGTAAAAGAATTACACAGCATAAATCCTTACCGAGACCGTCAGGAACTTCTGATAACCCGATTGGCAGCCAACCGGCAGATTCCTATATTAGGCATCTGCCGAGGCATCCAAATCATGAATGCAGCATTGGGAGGCACTCTTTACCAGGATATCTATTCGCAAACTGAAAGCAAGCTCATCAAACACAGCCAGGAGCTGGAACGTTCATTCGCCTCCCATACAGTACACATCGATGCAGACAGCCTTTTGGCTAAAATCATGGGGCAGACCACCCTGCCCGTCAATTCATTCCACCATCAGGCAGTAAAAAAGCCTGCCCCCGGATTCCGCGTCTCCGCACGCGCATCTGACGGGATTATTGAAGCCATAGAAAGCACCGAATGCAAATCCATGATAGGCGTACAATGGCATCCCGAATGTTTCATCCTAAACAATGACCCCTGCATGATGCCCCTTTTCGGCTGGCTTTTACAAGAAGCAGATTCTTTCCGCACAGCCAAAGCCCTACACCAACGAATCCTGACGTTAGATTCGCATTGCGACACGCCGATGTTCTTCGATCAAAACATCCGGTTCGATGTACGTGACCCCAAAATCAAAGTCGACCTGCACAAGATGACCGAAGGCAGGCAAGACGCTACGATTATGGTTGCCTACATTCCTCAAAAAGAGCGCACCGATGAAGCGTTATTGGCAGCCACCGCAAAAGCTGACCAATTATTAAATGAAATCGAACAAATGGTAGCGAAGAATTGCACAGCCGTAGACATTGCTTATTGCCCCGCCGACCTATACCGTTTGAAACAAGCCGGCAAGAAAGCCATCATGTTAGGAATAGAAAACGGATATGCCATCGGCAAAGACCTGAGCAACATAGAACGCTTCCGCCAACGGGGGGTAGTATATATGACCTTATGCCATAACGGGAATAACGACATTTGTGGTTCGGCACGGTATAACGAAGAAAATGCAGGCGTATCTGATTTCGGCGCACAGGTTATCCGGGAGATGAACCGGACCGGCATGTTAGTAGACCTTTCCCATGCAGGCAAACGCAGTTTCTATGATGCGTTAGACATCAGCCAAAGTCCTGTAGTATGTTCGCACTCTTCCTGCCGTGCCCTATGCGACCATCCCCGCAATCTGACCGATGAACAGTTGAAAGCCATCGCACGTAAAGGAGGAGTCGTGCAGCTTTGCCTTTATAGCGGATTCCTCCGTTCCGACCGTCCTGCAGACATTCGCGACGCAATCGAACATTTGCACCACATGGTAAACCTGATTGGCACAGACCATGTAGGCATCGGGACCGATTTCGACGGCGACGGAGGCATTGCCGGATGCAACGATTCATCCGAAGTAATCAATTTCACCCGAAAGCTGCTTTACGAACGTTATAGCGAAGAAGATATCCGCTTGATATGGGGAGGCAACTTCCTTCGGGTTATGGATAA